The proteins below are encoded in one region of Virgibacillus dokdonensis:
- a CDS encoding TetR family transcriptional regulator, which yields MDNKKQKIVQSAIHVFQEKGIEKTKVSDIVKGAGVAQGTFYLYFPSKLAVMPSIAEVMVQKIVEAMKEEVNVEQAFITQLEQVVHVAFKITNDYREIYALMFAGLASSQYLSEWEKIYEPYYAWMQEFLNQPKATAMLRESINVEATAKLLIGLIEAAAEQSYLFDKHDEEKANQKKKEVLDFAKHALCQ from the coding sequence ATGGATAATAAAAAACAGAAGATTGTTCAGTCTGCCATTCATGTTTTTCAAGAGAAGGGCATTGAAAAAACAAAGGTATCCGATATTGTGAAAGGTGCAGGTGTGGCTCAAGGAACCTTTTATTTATATTTCCCATCCAAATTAGCAGTCATGCCTTCCATCGCTGAAGTGATGGTGCAAAAGATTGTAGAGGCGATGAAGGAAGAGGTAAACGTTGAGCAAGCATTTATTACACAATTGGAACAGGTCGTTCATGTTGCCTTTAAAATAACAAACGATTATCGAGAAATTTATGCGCTTATGTTTGCTGGGTTGGCTTCCAGTCAATATTTAAGTGAGTGGGAGAAAATTTATGAACCTTATTATGCTTGGATGCAGGAGTTTTTAAATCAACCTAAAGCTACCGCTATGTTGCGTGAATCAATCAATGTAGAGGCAACAGCAAAATTATTAATTGGATTAATTGAAGCAGCAGCTGAACAATCTTACTTGTTTGATAAACATGATGAAGAAAAAGCAAATCAGAAAAAGAAAGAAGTATTGGATTTTGCTAAACATGCATTATGTCAATAG
- a CDS encoding assimilatory sulfite reductase (NADPH) flavoprotein subunit, giving the protein MSLNVINSPFNQKQVEQLSRLLPTLTDNQKVWLSGYLSGVMSKEVQHTSSSPPQVDSKPMPASTSTRKVTVLYGSETGTARLLSEMMAEKLDVANFMVTLLALDDFKTSKLKKMEDLLIITATHGEGDPPNNAISFYEFLHSRKAPKLEQLRFSVLSLGDTSYEFFCQTGKDLDKRLEELGGERLYERVDCDLDFDEQANLWMDGVLDVLKHSSDVVDHHALLDQKKDGMVVSEQAVFSRTNPFMAEVVENITLSGRGSQKQTHHLELSLKGSDFTFKPGDSIGIYPKNDPKLVEQLLTELTWDADQSLAVNKQGEIRSLREALLSHFEITVLTIPMLEKAERLFANSALSDFIKAGNKETLTAYIKGRDVLDLVTDFPPEKLEPEEFVSILRKLPARLYSIASSYKANPDEVHLTIGKVHYVTHGRERFGVCSGQVSTRVEIGDKLPIYIQKNPNFQFPNDPQTPVIMIGPGTGVAPFRSYLEELEETKEKQRTWLFFGEQHFLCDFLYQVDWQKWLKAGVLSRMDVAFSRDTDQKVYVQHKMLEKSNEFYNWLKAGAAVYVCGDEKHMAKDVHQTLVTILKQEGDMSEEKAESYLQQMRLEKRYQRDVY; this is encoded by the coding sequence TTGTCGTTGAATGTGATAAATAGTCCATTTAATCAAAAACAAGTTGAGCAATTAAGTCGTTTATTACCAACTTTAACGGATAACCAAAAGGTTTGGCTAAGCGGCTACCTTTCAGGAGTGATGTCTAAAGAAGTACAGCATACTAGTAGTTCACCCCCGCAAGTAGATAGTAAGCCAATGCCTGCTAGTACATCCACAAGAAAAGTAACGGTACTATACGGTTCAGAAACAGGAACAGCTCGCTTATTAAGTGAAATGATGGCTGAAAAACTAGATGTAGCTAATTTTATGGTGACCTTGTTAGCTCTTGATGACTTCAAAACAAGTAAATTAAAAAAGATGGAGGATTTATTAATTATAACGGCAACCCATGGGGAAGGTGATCCGCCAAATAATGCGATATCTTTTTATGAATTTCTTCATAGTAGAAAGGCACCTAAATTGGAACAATTGCGTTTTTCTGTGCTGTCACTTGGTGATACGTCGTATGAATTCTTCTGTCAGACTGGAAAGGATTTGGATAAACGTCTAGAGGAATTAGGTGGAGAGAGATTATATGAGCGAGTAGATTGTGATTTAGACTTTGATGAACAAGCAAACTTGTGGATGGATGGTGTTCTAGATGTTTTAAAGCATTCATCGGATGTTGTTGACCATCACGCGCTTTTAGATCAGAAAAAGGACGGAATGGTCGTTTCCGAGCAAGCTGTTTTTTCAAGAACAAATCCATTTATGGCAGAGGTTGTAGAGAATATAACGTTAAGTGGACGTGGCTCTCAAAAACAAACGCACCATCTAGAACTATCTCTTAAAGGCTCAGATTTCACCTTCAAGCCAGGAGATAGTATAGGAATTTATCCAAAAAATGACCCGAAATTAGTAGAGCAACTCTTAACGGAGCTCACATGGGACGCGGACCAAAGCCTAGCTGTGAATAAGCAAGGAGAAATAAGATCATTACGTGAAGCATTGCTATCTCATTTTGAAATAACCGTTTTAACAATACCAATGTTAGAAAAGGCAGAGAGACTGTTTGCAAACAGCGCATTAAGCGATTTTATAAAAGCAGGCAATAAAGAAACATTAACCGCTTATATAAAGGGAAGAGATGTTCTAGATTTAGTGACTGATTTTCCACCTGAGAAGCTGGAGCCAGAGGAGTTTGTGAGCATATTGCGGAAGCTTCCAGCCCGACTTTATTCTATCGCCAGTAGTTACAAAGCAAATCCAGATGAAGTTCATTTAACGATTGGAAAGGTCCATTATGTTACCCATGGACGTGAGCGGTTTGGAGTTTGTTCGGGGCAAGTTTCCACAAGAGTGGAAATAGGCGATAAGTTGCCCATATATATACAAAAAAATCCTAATTTTCAATTTCCTAATGATCCGCAAACGCCAGTCATTATGATTGGGCCTGGTACGGGAGTGGCGCCCTTTCGTTCTTATTTGGAAGAGCTGGAGGAAACGAAAGAGAAGCAAAGAACATGGCTTTTCTTTGGCGAACAGCATTTTTTATGTGATTTCCTCTATCAAGTAGATTGGCAAAAGTGGCTAAAAGCAGGCGTGCTTTCGAGGATGGATGTCGCATTCTCAAGAGATACCGACCAAAAAGTATATGTCCAACACAAGATGCTTGAAAAAAGCAACGAATTTTATAATTGGTTAAAAGCTGGTGCGGCTGTTTATGTATGTGGCGATGAGAAGCATATGGCGAAGGATGTGCATCAAACGCTGGTGACTATATTAAAGCAAGAGGGTGACATGAGCGAAGAAAAAGCCGAATCCTATTTGCAGCAAATGCGTCTAGAAAAACGTTATCAGCGAGATGTGTATTAA
- a CDS encoding helix-turn-helix domain-containing protein, translating to MAKYSYEFKLMIVKEYLENSLGYGLLAKKHGIPSQSPIERWVRAYKEFGEDGLRRKHSKQVYPVQFKLDVLNFMKRTGASYQDTAIVFKMNNPTLIANWYRIFWNEGIEGLQDKSKGRPPMSKNHKAKPAKQEKELSREELLERENELLRLENAYLKKLKAFQENPNAFLEKHKQRWRSNSKKKDSN from the coding sequence ATGGCTAAATATAGTTATGAATTTAAATTGATGATTGTAAAAGAATATCTTGAAAATTCCTTGGGCTATGGATTGCTAGCGAAAAAACATGGTATTCCAAGCCAATCACCAATTGAGAGGTGGGTTCGTGCTTATAAAGAATTTGGTGAGGACGGGCTACGCAGGAAGCATTCTAAACAAGTTTATCCTGTTCAATTTAAGTTAGATGTATTAAACTTTATGAAAAGGACAGGCGCTTCTTATCAAGATACCGCGATTGTTTTTAAGATGAACAATCCCACATTAATTGCGAACTGGTACAGAATTTTCTGGAATGAAGGTATAGAGGGCCTGCAAGATAAATCGAAAGGACGGCCTCCTATGTCTAAAAATCATAAAGCTAAACCAGCGAAACAAGAAAAAGAGTTATCTCGTGAAGAACTGTTAGAACGCGAAAATGAACTTCTGCGCTTAGAGAATGCCTATTTAAAAAAGTTAAAAGCTTTTCAGGAGAATCCGAACGCCTTCCTCGAAAAGCACAAGCAGCGTTGGCGTTCGAACTCAAAGAAGAAGGATTCAAATTAA
- a CDS encoding DMT family transporter: MNKSWIYVVLTSVFELIWIYGFNTASTWWHWVLIMGAILLDLHFLSKACEGIPTGTVYAIFAAAGTVGTALMDVYIFGGSLNMGKIFFMFLLVLGVIGLKLFDAPEQTTKQEVRS; this comes from the coding sequence ATGAATAAATCATGGATCTATGTTGTATTGACAAGTGTATTTGAATTAATTTGGATTTATGGCTTTAACACGGCATCTACGTGGTGGCATTGGGTATTAATTATGGGTGCTATTTTACTAGACTTACATTTCTTATCCAAAGCGTGTGAAGGGATTCCAACTGGAACGGTATACGCTATCTTTGCGGCAGCTGGAACAGTAGGAACGGCGTTAATGGATGTTTATATATTTGGAGGAAGCTTAAATATGGGGAAAATTTTCTTTATGTTCTTGTTAGTTTTAGGTGTCATTGGTTTGAAATTATTTGATGCACCAGAGCAAACAACGAAGCAGGAGGTGCGTTCATAA
- a CDS encoding DMT family transporter: protein MGWLLVACASVFEIIGVLGLRLYSQNKTVANGLLYLGGLGASFAFLYASFSHLLVSVAYSVFMGVGTAGAVLMNMIFFGESTNKLRVFSLGLIIIGVVGLKAIS from the coding sequence ATGGGTTGGCTTCTAGTAGCATGTGCTTCTGTGTTTGAAATCATCGGCGTTTTAGGCTTGCGGTTATATAGTCAAAATAAGACCGTCGCGAATGGGCTGTTGTATCTTGGAGGATTAGGCGCATCGTTTGCTTTTCTCTATGCCTCTTTTTCTCATTTGCTTGTCAGTGTTGCTTATTCCGTATTTATGGGAGTTGGGACAGCTGGAGCTGTATTGATGAATATGATTTTCTTTGGGGAATCAACAAACAAGCTACGTGTGTTTAGCTTAGGCTTAATCATCATTGGCGTCGTTGGGTTAAAAGCAATATCGTAA
- a CDS encoding phosphoadenylyl-sulfate reductase, translated as MTRQILSYQNFTVDPFQDFSPTDDTKGAFTILRWAYDLYGDSIVYACSFGAESMVLIDLLSKVKSNAKIVFLDTGLHFQETYDLIDEVKNRYPDLRIHLKQPDLTVDEQAAKYGSALWKRKPDQCCFIRKIKPLEEVLDNVPAWISGLRREQSLSRSKTDFVNKDERFKSIKVCPLIHWTWGDVWNYILQRELPYNELHDNNFPSIGCIPCTSQVTESDDLRAGRWTGQTKTECGLHTNNDDRNLR; from the coding sequence TTGACACGACAAATACTTTCGTATCAAAATTTTACTGTCGACCCTTTTCAAGATTTCAGCCCTACTGATGATACAAAGGGTGCTTTCACGATTTTACGTTGGGCGTATGATCTGTATGGAGATTCCATTGTATATGCATGCAGCTTTGGTGCAGAAAGTATGGTACTCATCGATTTACTATCTAAGGTGAAGTCAAATGCGAAGATTGTCTTTCTAGATACAGGGTTACATTTTCAAGAAACGTACGATCTTATTGATGAAGTAAAGAACAGATACCCTGATTTGCGAATTCATCTAAAGCAACCTGATTTGACCGTTGACGAACAGGCCGCAAAGTATGGCTCAGCGTTATGGAAGCGGAAGCCAGATCAATGTTGTTTTATTCGTAAGATCAAACCGCTTGAAGAGGTGCTTGACAATGTGCCTGCTTGGATTTCTGGACTTCGCAGAGAGCAGTCATTAAGTCGGAGTAAAACAGACTTTGTGAATAAAGATGAAAGATTTAAAAGTATTAAAGTATGCCCATTGATACATTGGACTTGGGGTGATGTCTGGAATTACATTTTACAACGAGAATTGCCGTATAATGAACTGCATGATAATAATTTTCCGAGTATTGGGTGTATCCCTTGTACATCACAAGTAACAGAATCCGATGATTTGCGTGCAGGAAGATGGACGGGGCAAACGAAAACAGAATGTGGTCTGCATACAAATAATGACGACAGGAATTTGAGATGA